AAGCATTAATCATTCGATTAATACCAAGCTAAATTAAGATGTGGAAGACGTCTATTCCCTTGGCAGTTGATCCTGGCTTTTAGTTCTCAGATACAGGCGTGAGCACATAAACCCTGAAGCACACACTAACTCCTCTCTACTCCCACATTCTTTGTCCACTAGATATCCTGCCACTGCATCTGCTAAACCCCTGCAACACAACAGCCCTCAGCTTCTGAAAGGGACTTTAGTCTCATTTTCCCCCACAGAAATGATTTTGACACTGGTCCATCAGGAGGGCTGGTTTCATAGCACATCTGCACAGTTCTCTCCAGCTGAAAAAGCTCAAAAGAATGCTCTGTGTTTCAGGCCAGGCTGCTTGTACTCTGTAAGCCCTTCTGCAGGCTCCTCTCTCAGGAAGGGCATGGAAAACCCTGCAGTTAGGAATCAATCAGCTTCGTATCAGCATTCACTGGAGTGTGAACAGGACAAGCAGGTGAAAACGATTCCATTGGTCCATATTATATTAGATACTACACCCTACACTTAAAcatggttgattttttttatttgccagTTAATTTTAGCACATTCTTTACCATGGCCCCAATGCCATCAAAGATATGATGTAGTTCTGTCTCACACATAAATGCCGGTGTAGTCACCACCTTGTTTTTTGCATCCACGTGAGCTTCGTAAAAAGGAGTTAAGGAAACCACAGCCTACATCTCACTTGCACATGCTCTCTGCAAAAACAACTGTCATTGACAGAGCCTTACAACTCCATTACCCTATAAAAAAGCACCTCCAAATATATTACACCTTCCAGCTGTAAAGACAGCTGAGATCTATAATCCAAAATACTTGAAGCTATTTTTGCCAGAAAGACAAACGCTGCAAAGGGAATCTGTGGGGACACtcaagaaacacaagaaaacctATGAAATTTACTGACTGGAATAAAATATCTCTGAATTACAGTGTTAgccttcaggaaaagaaaaaaaaaaccatctcaAGGAGAACTGACCAGTTTTAACTcttgacaaggggtaatgggatgaagctggaacacaaaaaggcccatttaaacctaagaaaaaaactatttaactgtgagggtgagggagccctggcacaggctgcccagggagggtgcggagtctccttccttggaggtcttcaagaaccacctggacacattcctgggcaacctgatctaggtggacctgtttctgcagggggattggaccagatgatctctagaggtcccttccaacctctaccattctatgattctatggcagTTTTATGTGCAAATTCACTCAGCATTTACTGCATTACTGGGTGTCCAAAGGAGTTCTACGGCAATAACTGAGAAGTTCTCACTACACAGCTGTGTACAGATGACAACGTTTCTAATCACGCACTGCAGTATGTTCTGTGCTATCTGCTGTAGATTGCATCCTCCCACTAAACTGTAAGTGGAAAAGCATAGATCCTGCATTATTTGGTACTGCAACAACACATTATTAAACTGTCTCTCAACAAGAAAATTCACAGGAAAGGATATGGTTACTTCTTTCACACAATGCTTTCCTCCCAGTTCTTTAATGGCTCCTGCAGTTCCAGCGTAAGGCCACTTGCcaccttcctcttcttcatGGCCCACAGTTACTTCAGCACCAGAGAGAACCTTTGCAGCCAACACTGGTGAGATGCAGCAAAGTCTGTAACAAAAAGAAACGTAAGAGCAATTCTGCAATGGCACTCTTTCAAAACTCAATCATAACTGAAAAGATTAAAATGGACACAGTCTTGCAAGTGTAAAAGACACCACAAGACAACTTTCACTCAGTATTTTCTTAGCCTTTTCTATGCCAAACACatgcattttgaaaaacagaatcatagaatggtaagggttggaagggacctttagagatcatttagtccaacccctaaATACGTTTCAAAAAATAAGCTACAACTGATACAGAACAGAACAGGCTTTTTCAAATTCCAACAATGACAGCAGCACAATTCCACAAAACATACTTTGTCCCCATGCTCACGCTATCAAATAAATGCCTCTGCAACTAACATACATACCCAATAGGTTTCCCTGCTTTGTGGAAGTCCTTCAAGACACGTTCAACTTCTCTGTTCACTTTGCAATCCTTCCCATCAACAGCAAAGGTAGATCTGCCACAACAAGAAACTTTATACATACTCAGTATAAACTTACCAAGAAAGATGCCTATCTGCCCTGAGACTGGCTCTCAAGAGTCATCACAAACTCAACAGCTTCTAAAAGGTGGTTGGAAATGCCAGTAGTTGACCACCAATGCTTTAAACCAAAATGACTCATTTCTAAGGCTCTAGTACATCAGGAAGTTCCTTATGTGGCATAAACATCTAGAAATAAGAATTATCAAATCAGCTTTCTAAGATTACTAGGAAGTGGAACAACAATGttctcaaagaagaaaaatatgtaacaaGAGGGTAATAATGTGCAGATTTCTCAAAGCCAACAAAATGGCAGGTCACTAAGTAAATAATCAGCACAAACTAACACTTTTTATCCCCCATCTTTTTGAGCTGGCTTTACCATTACTACTACTCACTTTGAGCTAGTTTTATCCTTACTAATGCAAGAGGGGACTTTTTAGTAGGcagacatgaagaaaaagaataataatgcTAAGAGCACCTGAATCTATTGAAGTTTTACCTTTGCTTCCCCCCATTAGGCACAAAAGGAATCTCCCACAAGGGTTCATTGTGCATTATCTTAACTCCAGAATTCTCACCAACATTGTTTGGAAAATTTAAGATGTGACAATGCCAAGAAGAATTATGACTGGAAATAACTGTGAACAGCACAACTTAACTCCAACACCTACAAAGTTTTTCCTACTAAGTAGTGGTTATGTATATAGCAAACAAGGCCATTTATTGCTTCCTGATTTGATTGTGTGCATCACAGTTGATGATGAATAGCTAATCAAGATTATTTCCTTGAGGAGTCTAACGCTTACTTGGTACTTACAGGTTTTTAGCAGCTCCAAATCCACCAGGGAATATCACAGCATCATGGTCTGCTGTAGTAAGCTTAGCCAGACTTGCAATTTTACCACGAGCAATCCTTGCAGATTCTACTAAAACGTTCcttgaagaaacagaaataaaatagtaaGATGAATTAAGCATTTGTGCACAGAAGAGCATAAAGAAAGTTCTTGCAGAGgaagaggatgaggaagaagggaggaagcaaGAAGAACAGTGGTGCTCAGTAACTGAAGCTATCAGTGCTTCTGAAACACTGTTACTGGGAAAACAGGTATTTAAGAGACTATATTCAAGTCTGGAAAACTCATTTAACATTTTCTCTCCAATCAAAACACCATCTAACAAAGCCAGCAGGGAAAGCGCTGAAAGTGCAGTTACAGGCTCCTGTGTCTGAAGGATGCTTAAGAGACTGAGGCTCAGCAGTCACGGAAAACACATTAAGCACAGACTTTACCTTGACTCAGCTTCAGCTGGTTGCCCTTTAGTGTGGTCAATGACATGCATCTGAGGAACATCCGGAGCGTACATCTGAACCTCAGCTCCCCCACGACTAAGGTGGACCAGTATGCTAcaaaaaacagagacaaaatgtGATGAAAACCTTAGAAAAGAGATACTATCTGGCCCCCAAGTCTTGCTACAGACATTCCACTGCctggttttgaaaggaaaaccaCACATCCTACCAAAGCATACAGAGCATATAGCAGCAAGATCCTTGTACATAATACCAAAGCACAAAGCATAAGAGAAAGTCAGTCTGAAGGCAGGGTCAGGTAAACACTAGAGACACGTTTCTTTGTTCAGTGCTCTTATGCAGGTAACCAATAGCAATAAAAACTTCCCATTGCAAGGTCCCAGGTGTTAACAGAAGAGTCCCATGATTAACACACCTCTGTGTACATTTAATCCAGGTCTAGGTGAAACACCTCTTAGCAATTAACCTAAGAGTTAATAATTCAGCTTCAGCATTAACATTTTTTAGCACTAGTTTTAGCCCCAGGAACAGAAGCTCAAAGTGACTACAAAATGAAGTCTTTACTTAACTTTCCTGAGATCGACTCTAGAACTCtgaatttttgtttctgaaaccTCAAATCTCAGTCTTTCTCAAACTCACTGCTCTGCCACTGCGTGTGTTGTGATGCATTTTTGTAGAGCCACCGAGTACTACAAGAATGCAGCCTGAGCTCCCCAATTATGCCGAGAGAAAATTGTGAAGCTGCATCTTTCAGGGCAATCCTGATGGCCAAGAGAGAGCAAAACTAAATTCTACAGGCTGCTGTCATGTAAAGGTGACCTTTTGGGAGCCTATAGTTTCATAAAGTAACTTACGCTGAGGCCTCGTGGATTTCTGTGCCATCATAGACACCACAACCAGATAGGACCTGCAGTAAGGAAATCAAAAGAGTATTTCAAGTGAAACAAAACTTCCTAAGGATCTTTAACAAGCCTGGTAAGGTTTAATAAAATCCCCCGAAATAAACAACATAAAACCGATAAACCTTCCTCCACCCCCCTCAGCAACAAGGTCTTTACTAAGCCAGTCAACACTGGCTTAGTATTAGCAACTGCTGTCACCATTTGACATACTGCAGAAATGGCATTTCCTATTTATAGCTACCCATCACAAATAGGTCTCAGGAAGAacttatatttatttattagctTGTGTATTTACTCCTCAGAGTTAATATCCTGATATGATATCCTTAGGTATGTTTTTTACTGTGTACACAATGGGTTATTGCAAGCATCATATGTCTATTTACGAAGGGTCTGTATTCCGTGTGAAATACCTTCTCATCCAAATGCACATCACACAGAAGTGGGACAAAAGTGCACTTCGAGGCTGCACTTGGGAGAAACTACTTTACCTGCTGCTGCATTCTGTCC
Above is a window of Colius striatus isolate bColStr4 chromosome 1, bColStr4.1.hap1, whole genome shotgun sequence DNA encoding:
- the GATD3 gene encoding glutamine amidotransferase-like class 1 domain-containing protein 3, mitochondrial isoform X2; this translates as MYAPDVPQMHVIDHTKGQPAEAESRNVLVESARIARGKIASLAKLTTADHDAVIFPGGFGAAKNLSTFAVDGKDCKVNREVERVLKDFHKAGKPIGLCCISPVLAAKVLSGAEVTVGHEEEEGGKWPYAGTAGAIKELGGKHCVKEVTEAHVDAKNKVVTTPAFMCETELHHIFDGIGAMVKNVLKLTGK
- the GATD3 gene encoding glutamine amidotransferase-like class 1 domain-containing protein 3, mitochondrial isoform X1, which produces MLASCRPALCTALRRAAPGHLASFHCSARRLRAARVAVVLSGCGVYDGTEIHEASAILVHLSRGGAEVQMYAPDVPQMHVIDHTKGQPAEAESRNVLVESARIARGKIASLAKLTTADHDAVIFPGGFGAAKNLSTFAVDGKDCKVNREVERVLKDFHKAGKPIGLCCISPVLAAKVLSGAEVTVGHEEEEGGKWPYAGTAGAIKELGGKHCVKEVTEAHVDAKNKVVTTPAFMCETELHHIFDGIGAMVKNVLKLTGK